AGCCACTTAAGAAAGATGGAAAAATAATAGGTGTTGTAGGTATGGATGTGGTTGTAGATTATCTCAAAACTTTAGTACAAAAGGCAACACCAGTAAAAAATAGTTATGGTTTTTTATTGGATAGTAATAACGATTTTATTGTTCATCCTAATAAAGAATTCCAACCTAAAGATGAAAAAGTAGTCAATGTAACTAAAATTATGGATGGAAAGTTAAAAGATTTAGCACAGTTAGATTCTAGTAATAATAAAGTTTTAAAATCAAAAGACTATGATAATAAAGAAAAAATATTTACAAGAAGCAAAATAGCGTCATCAAATTGGTCAGTAGGATTTTCAGTACCTGTAGAAGAATTTAAAAAACCTTTAAATAATATTATTATAGGATTTATATCTGTTATAGTAATATCCTTATTAGCAGCAATAATTTTTGCAATATATGCAGGTAAAAAAATATCTGATCCTATTTTAAAGATAACAGATTTAGTAAATCAAACAAAGGATTTAGATTTAACTAGTAAGAATAACTATGAAACTATCGCTTTATATAAAGATGAAACTGGAATAATAGGCAAAGCAGTTATAGATTTAAGAGAAGAATTAAAAGACGTTGTAGAGAAATTAAAAAAATTATCAAAGGATGTATTAAAATATTCAGAAATAGTAAATGGTGCTACAGATGAAACAGTTCAATCAATAGAAGCTATATCAACAACAGTAGATGAATTAGCAAAGGGATCTGTAGATCAGGCAAAAGATTCGCAAAATGGCTCAGAAAAATTATTTAGTTTAGCAGAAGAAATTAAAATAACACATGATAGTACAAATTTAGTAAAAAACTATTCTTTGGAAACTAAAGAGAATAGTGAAAAAGGAATATTATCTATGGATGAAACTATAGATAAATTTAAAGAAAATAATAGAGTTAATAAAGAATTAGGTAAAAATGTAGAAATGTTGTCTAATAAGTCTGGATCAATAGGAGAAATAATAAATTCTATACAGTCTATTGCAGAGCAAACTAATTTATTAGCTTTAAATGCAGCTATAGAAGCTGCTAGAGCAGGTGAGGCAGGAAAAGGATTTGCTGTTGTAGCTGAAGAAATAAGAAAATTAGCAGAGCAAACGTCTATTTCAACTAAAGAAATAGAAAATATAGTAAGAGAGATACAGTTTGAAATAGATAATACAAAGAATAATATGGAGTTATCAGAAAAAGTTGTGGAAGAAGTAAATAATTCTATGAAAATATCAAAAGAATCCTTTGATGTTATAACAAAATCTATAGTAGATATAATAAATCAAATAGAGATTTTAGGAGACAATGTTAATAAGGTAGATTCAGATAAAGAAGAAGTATTAACTGCAATACAAGGAATATCTGCTATAACTGAGGAATCAGCAGCTTCAACAGAAGAAGTATCGGCTTCTGTTGAAGAGCAAACAGCATCTATGGAAAGTATTTCACAAACAGCTAAAGATTTAAAAGAAATAACAGGTACACTAGATGACTTAGTTAATAAATTTAAAATTTAATGGTACTATTATTAATCTAAATTTATATAAAAAGGTCTTTTAGTAAATTTTCACACAAGGTGAATTTTACAAATAGAGATCTTTTTATTTAATTTGCATAAAGTTAAATGGGTTATATTTTAATAAATTTAATAATTGAGGTTTGTTTGTTATTATGCCATCAATCTTATGTTTAATCATGTAACCCATATCATTTTTTTTATCTACTGTAAAAGCTAATATTTTTAAGTTATTCCTCTTCAAAGTATTAATATTATTTTGTGAGAATAGTTTAATATAATTTACATCCATACATAGATAATCTATTTTTAAATTTCTTTTCATGTCTAGAGGGTTAATTTGTAAGAAAAAAACTAGAAGACCTGTTTTAATATCTTTACAAATTTGTTTGCATTTTAAAACAGACATTGGATTAAAAGATGTTATTATGGTTTTTTGCTCATAGTTATAATTTTGTATTATAGTTATTACCTTTTCCTCTATTTCAGGTTCCCATTGCTTAATTTCTATGTCTAATATAATGTTATAAGGAACTATTAAATCAAACACTTCTTTAAGAGTAGGTATTCTAGAGTTTTTAAATTTATTACTAAAATGACTTCCAGCATCTAATTTTTTTATTTCATTTAGAGTAAAATTTCTAACTGACCCAGTACCATTGGTAGTTCTATCTAAAAATTCATCATGTATAACTATCAATTGGTTATCTTTTGTCATATGAACATCTAGTTCTATTCCATCACATTTTAAGTCTATAGCCTTCCTAAAGCTTTCTAGGGTATTTTCTGGAGCCAAAGAACTAACTCCTCTATGAGCTATATTAAGTGGAAAATTTTTCATCATTGCCTCTCTTTCTTAGTTCATCATAGTATTATTAATATATTATATGACTAATATTATTTTTATTATTAATTATTTGTACATTAAAGTTTTATAAATCATATTATAGAATTACAAAGGAGGAATATGATGAATGGCTTTTAAAAATAAATTTTCACAAATAAAAGATAATATACAAAAAGAAGGATATAATTTAAAGGAAAAATCAGAGAATATGTATGAAGCTTCAAAAATATCCTTTAAAATAAAATCTTTACAGGAAGAGATAGATTATTATTATAAAAGAATAGGACGAAAAGTATATAAAAAATATAATAAAGGGAAGAATGTAGAGGAAGATTATAAAAAACATTGTAAATCTATAGAAAAGATAA
Above is a window of Clostridium sporogenes DNA encoding:
- a CDS encoding methyl-accepting chemotaxis protein — encoded protein: MKSIKSKIVAIISIVCIVSVALCSSISYYFSYKAIMSESTNKVSMASQKYSEMINGWLSSKAKLMDSMIVDFQYNNKYDQKYIYEYFQSQLKNNKDVIGMYVGFEDKKFISGNGWIPTKDYDCRERDWYKEAIEKNGIIYSAPYIDKKFNSMVITVAKPLKKDGKIIGVVGMDVVVDYLKTLVQKATPVKNSYGFLLDSNNDFIVHPNKEFQPKDEKVVNVTKIMDGKLKDLAQLDSSNNKVLKSKDYDNKEKIFTRSKIASSNWSVGFSVPVEEFKKPLNNIIIGFISVIVISLLAAIIFAIYAGKKISDPILKITDLVNQTKDLDLTSKNNYETIALYKDETGIIGKAVIDLREELKDVVEKLKKLSKDVLKYSEIVNGATDETVQSIEAISTTVDELAKGSVDQAKDSQNGSEKLFSLAEEIKITHDSTNLVKNYSLETKENSEKGILSMDETIDKFKENNRVNKELGKNVEMLSNKSGSIGEIINSIQSIAEQTNLLALNAAIEAARAGEAGKGFAVVAEEIRKLAEQTSISTKEIENIVREIQFEIDNTKNNMELSEKVVEEVNNSMKISKESFDVITKSIVDIINQIEILGDNVNKVDSDKEEVLTAIQGISAITEESAASTEEVSASVEEQTASMESISQTAKDLKEITGTLDDLVNKFKI
- a CDS encoding glycerophosphodiester phosphodiesterase gives rise to the protein MKNFPLNIAHRGVSSLAPENTLESFRKAIDLKCDGIELDVHMTKDNQLIVIHDEFLDRTTNGTGSVRNFTLNEIKKLDAGSHFSNKFKNSRIPTLKEVFDLIVPYNIILDIEIKQWEPEIEEKVITIIQNYNYEQKTIITSFNPMSVLKCKQICKDIKTGLLVFFLQINPLDMKRNLKIDYLCMDVNYIKLFSQNNINTLKRNNLKILAFTVDKKNDMGYMIKHKIDGIITNKPQLLNLLKYNPFNFMQIK